In Leptodactylus fuscus isolate aLepFus1 chromosome 2, aLepFus1.hap2, whole genome shotgun sequence, one genomic interval encodes:
- the ACER3 gene encoding alkaline ceramidase 3 yields the protein MAPALDRPGYWGPPTSTLEWCEENYAVSYYIAEFWNTVSNLIMILPPIYGAIQTVRDGLETRYLVAYLGIAAVGLGSWCFHMTLQYEMQLLDELPMIYSCSVFVYCLYECFKNRNSYNYLLLVLLILFSVTVTTVYLLWKEPVFHQVMYGVLVTFLVLRSVYIVSWVYPWLRGLAYTSLGVFLLGFLLWNVDNIFCDTWRDVRQKMPPVLGAVTQFHAWWHILTGLGSYLHILFSLYTRTLYLKYRPKVKFVFGMWPVIMVESPKKH from the exons ATGGCTCCGGCGCTGGACAGGCCCGGCTACTGGGGGCCCCCGACCTCCACCCTGGAGTGGTGCGAGGAGAACTATGCCGTGTCCTATTACATCGCCGAGTTCT GGAACACAGTCAGTAACCTGATCATGATTCTACCTCCCATCTATGGAGCCATCCAGACGGTCAGGGACGGGCTCGAGACCAGATACCTGGTGGCCTACCTGGGCATAGCGG CTGTTGGGTTGGGATCCTGGTGCTTCCACATGACACTGCAGTATGAAATGCAG CTTCTGGATGAACTGCCCATGATCTACAGCTGCAGTGTGTTTGTCTACTGCCT ATACGAATGTTTCAAGAACAGGAACTCCTATAATTATTTGCTGCTCGTCCTGTTGATACTTTTCAGTGTCACAGTAACTACA GTTTACTTGCTATGGAAGGAGCCGGTGTTTCATCAG GTGATGTACGGAGTGCTGGTGACCTTCCTGGTCCTCCGATCTGTGTATATAGTTAGCTG GGTGTACCCGTGGCTGAGGGGCCTGGCTTACACCTCCCTAGGAGTCTTCTTACTTGGATTTCTACTGTGGAACGTGGACAATATATTCTGTGATACCTGGAG GGATGTCCGGCAGAAGATGCCGCCCGTCCTGGGGGCTGTGACGCAGTTTCATGCCTGGTGGCATATACTCACTGGACTGGGCTCCTACCTGCACATCTTGTTTAG TTTATATACAAGAACCCTTTACCTGAAATATCGGCCCAAGGTGAAG TTCGTGTTTGGGATGTGGCCGGTGATTATGGTGGAATCTCCGAAGAAACATTGA